From Astatotilapia calliptera chromosome 19, fAstCal1.2, whole genome shotgun sequence, a single genomic window includes:
- the LOC113012713 gene encoding alpha-1-inhibitor 3-like: MRWHDVGEAWDPVMIQSLACLQESLSDLSSSYSSAGLCVHPVGDVETRAHLLQHLDTAAVREGGFLYWSQTAAETSASLSVEISSYVLLAKLSASPIAEDLGYASGIIRWLTGQQNYYGGFSSTQVRHHPNSMKLIFEFIYSLGPNQEK, encoded by the exons atgcgctggcatgacgtcggggaAGCATGG GATCCTGTGATGATCCAGAGCCTGGCTTGTCTCCAGGAGTCTCTCAGTGACCTGAGCAGCAGCTACAGCTCTGCTGGCCTTTGTGTTCACCCTGTAGGAGACGTGGAGACCCGAGCTCACCTTCTGCAGCACTTAGACACAGCTGCAGTGAGGGAAG GAGGTTTCCTCTACTGGTCtcagacagcagcagaaacatcaGCCTCCCTGTCAGTGGAGATCAGTTCTTATGTGCTGTTGGCCAAACTCAGCGCCTCCCCGATTGCTGAGGATCTGGGATATGCCTCTGGTATTATCAGGTGGCTGACTGGGCAGCAGAACTATTACGGAGGCTTCTCCTCCACTCAGGTACGACACCACCCGAACAGCATGAAGCTCATCTTTGAGTTCATCTACAGTCTTGGACCAAATCAGGAGAAATAA